The following proteins come from a genomic window of Macadamia integrifolia cultivar HAES 741 chromosome 14, SCU_Mint_v3, whole genome shotgun sequence:
- the LOC122062149 gene encoding uncharacterized protein LOC122062149: protein MSVEVFDATTILNFIEDEEAFKNSVRDRFDHLDTNHDGILSYAEMEKELQSLRIFETHFGVDLKMDPDELAVVYRSLFLQFDHDSNGTVDLEEFMEETKGMMLAVVNGLGFLPIQMVLEQDSFLKKAVDWEFAKIAAFA from the coding sequence atgagcgtAGAAGTGTTTGACGCTACAACCATTCTGAACttcattgaagatgaagaagcttTCAAGAATTCTGTTCGTGACCGCTTTGATCATCTGGATACAAATCATGATGGTATTCTGTCCTATGCAGAGATGGAGAAGGAGTTGCAGAGCCTGAGGATCTTCGAGACCCACTTTGGGGTCGATCTGAAGATGGACCCAGATGAACTCGCAGTAGTCTATCGGTCTCTGTTCTTGCAGTTCGATCATGATTCTAATGGGACAGTGGATTTGGAGGAGTTTATGGAGGAGACTAAGGGGATGATGCTCGCCGTGGTTAATGGTTTGGGGTTCTTGCCCATTCAAATGGTCCTCGAACAGGATAGCTTCCTCAAGAAGGCTGTTGATTGGGAGTTCGCAAAAATTGCAGCTTTTgcttaa